The Spiroplasma apis B31 genomic sequence TGAATTCATTTCTATAAACCAAACAGAAACCAATATTATGACGTTATCTGGAGAAAACTCAGAGTTTACTCTAAATATTTTGGACTACAAGGATTACCCAATGTTGGCTTTTAGAGAAAAAGGTGATCAAATTGAACTTAGTGCCTTTGAACTTAAAAAAAGTTTAAACCAAACTATAATTTCAGTAAACGAGTACAATCAAAAAATTGTACTAGGAGGATTAAATTTCTCAGCGATTGATAATCAATTTTTTGTGACTGGAACCGATGGTTTTCGGGTTTCAAGAAAAAGAATATTCATAGATGAAGAAAAGACCTCAAAATTTGAAGCTAATATACCATATAAGAGTGTTATGGAAATCATCAAGGTACTTCCGGATAAAGGAAAAGTAAAAATAGTTCTTTTAGAAAATCATGTTTCGTTTTTATTTAATAACACAGTGTTACAAACAACAATATTAGAGGGTCAGTTCCCAAATGTTAACTCTGTTTTTCCAAGCACATTTGCAAGTACAATTTACGTGGAAAATAAAAAGTTTTTAAAACTTATCTCTCGAGCTGACATACCGAGTGATGAGAATGTTTCAATTGTAGTAAATCTAAAGTTAGAAGGACAAATAATTTATATAAAGTCTAATATACAACAGATCGGAAGCTTTGAAGAAGAATTCAAAGACTTTGAATTAAAAGGTTTGGATGAACAGGACATTTTTTTTAACTCTAAGTTTTTAATTGAATCGCTAAAATCGTTTGAAACTAAGAATGTTGAAGTTAGTTTCATTGATGCTAAAAAACCTATTGTTATCACATCTTCAGAAGATAACTCTTTAAGTCAAATAATCTTGCCTATGTTTTCTAACTAGGCTATTTTTAGGGGTTTTTAAATGTTATAATCAATTTGATAAGTGCAGGTACAATATATGGAAAAGAAATATGGAGCTAATCAGATCCAAGTTTTAGAGGGTTTGGAAGCCGTAAGAAAAAGACCTGGTATGTATATTGGTAATACTAACAAAAACGGTCTACACCATTTAATTTGAGAAATACTTGATAATGCTGTTGATGAAGCATTAGCAGGTTATTGTAATGAAATTACAATAATTCTAACTGAAAAAAATGAAATAATAATTCAAGATAATGGTCGAGGAATTCCAATCGATATACATCCAAAAACACAAAAAACGACTTTAGAGACTATATTTACTGTTTTACATGCAGGTGGAAAGTTTGATGAAGATACTTACAAAATATCAGGTGGCTTGCATGGAGTAGGAGCGTCAGTTGTTAATGCTCTTTCTGTATATGTAGAGGCAATGGTACTACGAGATAGTAAAATATATCATCAGAGATTTTCTGAAGGTGGCACTAAAGCAACACCGCTGAAAATAATTGGAACATCTGATACAAACGGAACTATAATAAAGTTTAAACCCGATCCAGAGATTTTTAAGGATACTATACTTTTTGACTTTAAAACCATACAATCAAAAATTAAGCAATTAGCTTTTCTGAATAAAGGTTTAAAATTTTTTTTATACGACCAAGAAAAAGATAAGTTAAGTACTTTTATATTTGAAGATGGTATAAAGGATTATATAAAAGAAATAAATAGTGGTAAAGAAAAAATAAACGATCAAATTTTTTACATAGCAAGTAGTTACGGAAAAATTGAAGCTGAGATTGCAATACAATACAATGATTCGTATGACGATAACGTATTCTCATTTTGTAATAATATTTTTACTTCCGAAGGTGGAACACATGAAGATGGATTTAAAAACTCATTAATTAGGTCGATAAATCATTATGTGAATGAACTTAAAAACTTCAAAGGAAATAAGTTCGTTTGAGATGACTTAAAAGAAGGTTTATGTGCAATTATATCAGTTAAACATCCTGATCCACTTTATGAAGGTCAAACCAAATCTAAGTTGTCAAATAATGATGCAAAAGATGCTGTAACTAATATTGCAGTCGAAGGATTTACAGAGTATTTGTTGAAAAACCCTGCAGACGCAAAAAAAATAATTGAAAAATTACTTGTATCTCAAAAAGCTAGAAAAGCAGCTCAAAGAGCACGTGAAGACATTAGACGAAAAACAACTATAGATAGTTTCTCATTACCAGGTAAACTTGCTGATTGTGAATCTAAAGATGCAAATGAGTCTGAATTATATTTAGTCGAGGGTGACTCTGCTGGAGGTTCTGCAAAAACCGGTAGAAATAGAAAACATCAAGCAATCTTATCTCTAAAAGGTAAAGTATTGAATGTTGAAAAAGTAAAACAATCGAAAGCTTTTGAAAATAATGAAATACAATCAATTATTGCAGCTATTGGAGTAGGAGTCAAAAAAGACTTTGATATTACAAAACTGAGATACAATAAAATAATAATTATGACAGATGCTGATGTTGATGGGGCACATATAAGGGTGTTACTATTAACATTTTTCTACAGATATATGAAAGATTTAATTCTCAATGGAAACATCTATATTGCTCAACCACCACTTTATAAAATTGAAAATGACAAAAAAAGAGTCGCGTATGCATACTCAGATAGTGAATTAGAAATACTAAAAAATAATGAATTTAAAGACACTAAGTATGTTATTCAAAGATATAAAGGATTAGGAGAAATGGATCCAATACAATTATGGGAAACCACTATGGACCCAAATACTAGAACAATGCTTCAAATCAAAGTAGAAGATGCTTTCTTAGCTAATGAAGTATTTTCAAGTTTAATGGGTGAAAATCCAGAGTTGAGAAGAAATTTTATTACAGATAATGCACAATTTGTAGAAAACATTGATATTTAAATAATAAGGAGGTTGGGCTAATGACTAACAATTTTGGTAATGGAAAAATAATAGAAGTTGATATCAAAAACGAGGTAGAAAAAGATTTTTTAGAGTACTCGATGAGTGTTATAGTTAGTAGAGCTTTACCTGACCTTAAAGATGGTCTAAAACCTGTGCATAGAAGAATTATATATGCAATGAATGACTTAAAAATAACTTCTGATACTCCTCATAAAAAATCTGCACGTATAGTAGGTGAAGTTATTGGGAAATATCATCCACATGGTGACTCATCAGTATATGAAGCTATGGTAAGAATGTCTCAAGACTTTTCATATAGATATCCTTTAATAGAAGGTCATGGAAATTTTGGATCTATTGATGGTGATGGAGCTGCAGCAATGCGTTATACTGAAGCTCGACTTTCAAAACTATCAACCATGTTGTTAAAAGATATTGATATGGAAACTGTTCCGTTTATTGAAAATTACGATGCATCAGAAAAAGAACCAAAATATTTAACAGGTTATTTTCCGAATCTTTTAGTTAACGGAGCGACAGGGATAGCAGTTGGTATGGCAACAAATATACCACCACATAATCTAAGAGAAGTTATTTCCTCAATTGTAGCTTATATTGAAAATAAACAAATCTCGATCGAAGAGATTTTAAAATATATCAAAGGGCCTGACTTTCCAACAGGAGCTTTAATGACAAATGGCGAGAGTATGAAAGAAGGCTATCGCATAGGTAAAGGAAATTTAATAATAAGAGCTAAAATTGAAATTGAAAATAATCAAAAAAAACAACGAATAGTTATTAAAGAGATTCCTTATCAAACAAATAAAATGAGAATTGTAGAAAAAATAGCAGAACTTTACAAAAACAAAATTATAACTGGTATTACAGACTTACGTGATGAATCAAACTATCAAGGAATTAGAATTGTATTAGAACTTAATCAAAATGCCAACGCACATTTGATAATAAAAAGACTTTATAAATATACAAGTTTGCAAACAAACTTCGCAATTAATATGTTATCTTTAAATAATGGGATTCCTGTAGTGCTTAATATAAAAGAAATAATTAAGTATTATGTAAATCATCAAATAGATATAATAACAAAACGCTCGATATAGGAACAAAAAAAACTTGATGCTAAGTTACATATTTTAATAGCTATCAAAAAAACACTAGATAATATTGATAGAGTTATAACTATAATTAGAGAATCTAAAAGTACCAATGAAGCTTACGAGGAATTGAACAAAGCGTTTGGTTTTGATGAAAAACAAGCCAAGGCTATTTTGGATATGCGTTTGCAAAGATTAGTTGGTCTTGAAAGAGAGAAAATAGAGAAAGATATTAACAACATTGAAAAAAGACTTCAAGAATTAAAAATAATTTTGGAATCTAAGGAAGAGAAAGAAAAAATTTTAGTAGAACAACTACAAGAAATCGAAAAAAATTTTGGAGATGACCGTAGAACTCAAATTATCGAAGAAGAACAAACTCAAATCAACGATGAAGAACTCATCCAAAACACACAAATGATATTAACTTTATCTGAAGAAGGTTATTTAAGACGAATAGACCCATTTGAATTAAAAACTCAAAAAAGAGGTGGTAAAGGTATGATAATAAATTCACTACCTGAAGATAACATTGTTATCTCTAAAATAGGAAAAACTAAGGATAACATACTTTTTTTCTCGAACGAGGGTAAGGTATATAAAACAAAGGGTTATAATATAACGCAATTCTCAAGAACAGCAAGAGGTTTACCAATCATTAACTTTATAGGGATAAACACTTCGGAGAAGGTTACAACAATTCTATGTTTAAAAAACAACAAGTCTAAATATAAATTTTTAGTCTTTGTTACAAAAAACGGAGTTGTGAAAAGAGTTCCAGTAGATTTATTTGATAAAATTAATAACTTTGGAAAAATAGCCATCATTTTGGATAAGGGTGATCAATTAGTTTCTGTGGTTGCTACTTCTGGTACAAATAATATTCTTATAGCGTCGCAAAAAGGAAAAATCATCAGAGTATCAGAAAATGACTTTAGACCAATGTCGAGATCATCTAGAGGAGTTAAAGGAATGTCATTAGATAAAGATGATGTTGTTATGACTGCTGTAACCGATTATGGTAATGATAGTATAGCAACCATTTCAGAACTAGGTATCATGAAAAAAACCTTAATATCAGAGTATACTTCATTGGGAAGAGGAGCAAAAGGTGTTGTTGGTATGAAATTGAACGATAAAACAGGTAAGTTTAAATCTATCTTAGCTGTCAGAGATTCTGACAAAATTTTGATGGTATCTTCAAAAGGAAAAATTATTAAAATCAATGCCAAAGATATTAATCTTCAATCTCGAAACTCTATTGGGGTAATTGGATTCGATCTTGATGATGGTGAATATATTACCGCCACTTCTTTGGAGTGAAGTAAAGGAGAATAAAAGAATGATAGATATTAAGTTTATTGAAGATAACTATGAACTTGTTTTACAAAGTCTAAACAAGCGACAAGGAAACTATGAAGGTGTGTTAAAAAAAGTACTTAAGTTGAATGAAGAAAGAAAAGAACTTATCAAGGTTATAGAAGAAAAGAAAGCTAAAAAAAATCAAATTACAAAGACTTATGGAGATTTAGTAAAAAGGAACCAAAGTATTGTTGACTTGAAAAATGAAGTACTAAAAATTAATGAATTTATCGAGAGTAGAGAATCCGATTTCAAAAAAATTGTGGATGAACTAAATAACTGTTTGTTAGAAATACCTAATATTCCTAATGAGAATATACCTTTGGGAGTTAGTGACGAAGACAATTTAGAGGTCAGAACATGACCAGGACTAGGGTTAAAAAAAGATGGTGAAGCTCATTGAGATATAGCAACAAAGCTGAATCTTGTAGATTTTGAATTAGGTAGTAAGTTATCAGGAGCTAGATTTTTAGTTTATACAGGTAAGGGTTCAAAGATGGTAAGAGCGATAGCTGACGTATTACTAACTAGACATACTAAAAATGGATATAAAGAAATATCAGTTCCTCTCCTAGTAAATAAAGAAATCATGTTTGGAACAGGACAACTTCCTAAGTTTGAGGATGATGCATATAAAATAGATGATAAATATCTCATTCCAACATCTGAAGTTCCATTGACTAACCTTGTTCGTAACGAAACTTTGAAATCTACCGATCTGCCGATCTACCTTACCTCATTCTCTCAATGTTTTAGAAGAGAAGCGGGGAGCGCAGGAAGAGATACAAAAGGGATGATTAGACTACATCAGTTTAATAAAGTAGAGATGGTTAAAATAACAGACGAGACCTCCTCATTTATAGAACTTGAAAAAATGGTAACTGATGCCGAGGATTGCCTTAAATTATTTAATATACCATACAGAGTTGTTGAACTTTGTGGGGGAGATATCGGCTTCTCATCTAAAAAAACATATGATCTTGAGGTTTGATTTCCAAACCAAAATAAATATAGGGAAATATCATCTTGTTCTAACTGTGGGGACTTTCAAGCAAGAAGAATGAAAGCTAAATATAGAGACAAAGAAGGAAAAACAAAGTATGTTCACACACTTAACGGTTCTGGTCTAGCGATTGATAGATTATTTGCGGCTATTTTGGAAAATTATTACGATGGTCAAAAATTAATTCTACCTGAAGTATTAAAACCGTATTTCAATGGAGATGAATTTATTACCCAATAAATTGATGTTTCACGTGAAACATTCTCATATTTTGTTTCACGTGAAACATTCTTTGAAACTATAAAATAAATATTTTTATAATTTATAAAAATTATGTGATACTATAAAATTGTCATTGTAAGGGTGACGTTCGAAGTTGGTCAGGATCGGAAGATAGCAGCCATAAGAATCTAGTGCCTTGTACATTGACTTTTTTTATCTCAAAGGAGTAATTTATGTTTGATGATTACTTTAATATTCTCTTAAAAGAACTTAATAAATGTCTTAATACGAATGATGTACCAGTGGCTGCTTTGTTAATAAGAGACAATAAAGTGGAGTTTAAGGCACGTAATGTGAGGGAAAAAAACAAAGATATAGCAGGGCATGCTGAGATAAAAGTTATAAATAAATGTTTTCTACGTCAAAAGTCTAAAAATATGAGTGAATATAAAATGGTTGTTAGTTTACAACCTTGTTTTATGTGTATAGCTGCAATGGAGCAATCTAATATAAAAGAAGTTTATTATTACTTAAATAATAAAAAATGTGACTATGAAAATCTAAAAACAAAATTAAAAATGATAAAATTAGAAAATAAGGAAAGATGTAAAGTTCTTGAAAACATGTTAGTATCGTTCTTCCAAGATTTAAGAAAAAATTAGTATTTAAGGGTGTTGTTATGGAAAATAAAAAAGCGTTATATAGACTTTATAGACCAATTAATTTTGATCAAGTTGCAGGTCACGATGGAGTCAAAGAGATTTTAATATCACAAATTAGATCTAATAACTTTCCTCATGCTTTACTTTTTTCTGGTCAAAGAGGTACGGGTAAAACTTCTGTAGCAAAAATATTTGCTAAGGTTGTAAATTGCCAAAACCTAATAGATTATAATCCATGCGAAAATTGTCTAAGTTGTTTAGAATTTAACAAAAACTCTCATGCAGACATATTCGAGATGGATGCTGCATCAAATAATGGTGTTGATGAAATAAGAAATTTAAAAACAAATACTACAACACTTCCGACCTTCTCTAAATATAAAGTTTATATAATTGACGAAGTTCACATGCTTACGAACTCAGCTTTTAACGCATTACTTAAAACGTTGGAAGAACCACCTAAGCATGTGTTATTTGTTTTAGCAACTACTGAATTATCGAAAATACCCGCAACTATAATATCTCGTTGCCAACTTTTTAATTTTAAAAGTATAAAAAAAGAAGCACTAAAAAACAAAATTAAAGAGATTTGCTTCAACGAAAAAAAACAAATCACAGAAGAGACGCTTGATGAAATTTTTTATATGTCCGAGGGTTCTTTAAGGGATGCGTTGAATTATTTGGAACAAGCGATGACAATATCTGGTGAAGTTATTTCAGTAGAAGAGCTAAAAAAAATCTTTTACATTTCTACAAAAAAAGAGAAATTAGATTTGATTAAGGCAATATTAAATAATGAGAATACCGTAATTATTAAATATTTCAATAGTGCAAATGAAGCTGGTGTAGATTTTCAAACGCTTGTACTTGGTTTAATTGATCTATTGAAAGAAATTATAGAATATAAATTAACAAATAACTTAGGGGTTTTGAAAATATTAAGTATAGAAGAAATTGAAACTTTGAAATATATAAATAAAGAAACTTTATTTGAAATTGTAGAAAGTCTAATTAATGCATTTTCTAAATCAAAAAACTCATCCATAAGCTTTCAATATATTTTGATAAGCGTCTTAAGAATAGCTACAAACATCAATCCACAAGAAACAAACAAATATTCGTCGTCCAATGAGACAAAAACTATAGAGGTTAAAGAAGATACTTTTCCAAATTTAGACAAACAGGAGATGAATATAATTTTCAATAATGATTTGATAAGCGGTGAAAATAACGTTAATCAAAATTTAAATGATGTAGTTAGCACATTGAAACCTGATATAGATTCTTATGCGGATATTAAACATATTGAAAATCACGAAAACATCGATGATGAATCAAATCTTAATGATAGCGAGTTTGTTTACTCGGAAGAAAATCTTTTAAAGGCACAAATGAAATTATTACTTGAAGAACCGAGAACTTCTGATGTTATCGACTTTAGTGATGATTTAATAATATCAATATTGATTGGTGCTGATAAAAATACACGTACAAAGTTATCTGACTTGCTCTACTCTGTGTTTGATGAAAAAATGGGTTGGAGTTACACTCAAAAGTTTATATGCTTTTATAATACAAAATTATCTGCTGCAAACGATAAGGGTCTTATAATACTATGTGAAGACAGGTCTATAGCTCGTTTAATCAACAATAAGTTACAGAAAAAAGATTTTAGAAAAATGATATTCGATTTATTTCAATTAGAAACAAAAATATTAGCTGTTGAAAAAACTAGGTGGAAACATATTAAGAACGAATATCTATTTAGAAAGCAAAACGGTGTTTTTAATGTTAATGTTCCGAATCAGTCTGTCGAGGAGTTTTACGAACAAGTGGTAAAAACAAAAGATGACATCAATAACGAGAACGAGTTTTATAGTAAAGCAAAAGAGATTCTTGGCGTTGATAACATAAAGGTAGTTGATTAGTATATGGAAACACTTATTGAATTGTTAAAAAAAATAGATGGAATAGGGAAAAAAAGTGCGGAGAAAATTCTTGTTGATTTAATATCCAATAAAGAAAGTTTGATTTCTATAGATAATGTTATCAAATCGATTGAGACTGATTATGTCGAATGCGAAAGGTGCTATTATTTCAAATATAAGAACCGTTGTGCTTTTTGTGATGACAGTTCAAGAAACAAAAATATATTGTGTGTGGTGTCTTCTGTTTTAGATGCACAAAGAATATTACATAGTGATTTTAGAGGAGTTATTCATGTTCTTAAAGGGGAAATCAACGTAAACAAAAATAGGTTTCCAGAAAATTTAACTTTGAAAGAATTATTTGTTAGAATTAATCCAGAAGTAGAAGTATTGTTAGCATTGAATTTAACATTCAACGGAGAAGTCACATCTAATTACATAGCCAATGCCATAAAAAGTAAAGCGAATAAAGTCTCAAGGATTGCTAGGGGTATACCACTAGGTGGTATGTTAGATTATATCGATAATGAAACACTTAATGATGCTATAAAAAACAGAAAAAAAGTTTAACAGAAATGAGGGAATTAATATGTTATTTATTTCACTAGAAGGAATTGATGGTTCTGGAAAAACCACAATATCAAAAATGATTAAGGATAAATTACTGCAAAAAGGTTACCAGGTACTATTGACAAGAGAACCGGGTGGAGAACCTATGTCTGAGAATATTAGAAAAATAATCTTGGATCCAGAAGCAAAAATTACTCCTTGAACAGAAACACTTCTCTATGTTGCGGCAAGAAAGCAACACTTAGATACCATAATAATACCCGCATTAAAAAAAGGGATTATCGTTATTTGTGACAGGTTTATGGACTCAACATCAGCATATCAAGGTTGTGGAAGAAATATTGGAATGGCAGACGTTGACGAGTTACAAAATATAGTATTAGGTTCTACAAAACCAGATTTAACAATATTTTTTGATATCACTCCAAAAGAAGCGCAAATACGATTGATCAATAGAAAAAGAACCGTGGATAGGTTAGAACAAGAAGATCAGAAGTTTCATGAGGCAGTTTATGAAGGTTATCAAATGCTAATATCAGAAAACTCAGATCGCATAAAAGTTGTAGACTCAAGAAAACAAATTAATGAAGTATTACAACAAGTTGATTTTCTTGTTGCTAACGCGATAAATGAAAGAATGAAAAAGTAATGGAATTAAATGGTGTTTATGGGTATGTAAATGAATTACTTTTAAAAAAAATAATGTACCAAGCAATAATTGTTTCTGGTGATAATCAGAAACTATTAAATGAATGTGCACACGAACTATCAAGAATGTTAGTTTGTGAAAATAACTCTTTAAGTTTTGATGACTGTGCTTGATGTGTTAAGGCGAATAAAAACTTATTATCAAACGTTGTTGAATTAGGCGATGCTAACACTGAAATAAAGAAAACATCAGTTTCAGCTATGATAAGAGAATTTAACACTAGCAACATTGAACAAAATGATAAAAGAATATATATTGTAAAAAATGCTGAAAATTTAAACTTACAAGCAGCAAATGCAATCTTGAAGTTCTTAGAAGAACCAACAAAAAACACGTTTGCAATATTTTTAACCATAGACAGAAATGCAATTCTACAAACCATAAGGTCAAGGTGTAAGTTTTTAACGTTGAATACTTGTAAAAAAGAGTATTCAAAAAGTAATAATTTAACAATACTTATAGATAAAAAACAAAAACAAAAAATATTACTCTATGGTCAGGTTCTGAAAAAGCAAGATAAAGAGGAAGTTTTAGACATACTCGAAGTTCTGTATAATTATTTGTTAATAAAAGGTTTTCCTTCGATTGCTGAAAAAGCACTAGATCTGATTAGAATAATTCAAAAAGGCGGTAGTCATTTTTTGGCGATAGAGGATCTTTTGATTAGTATAAGTGAGGTAATCTAGTGGAAGTTCTAAATAATGTGTTAGGTTTTAAAGACTTAAAGATAATACAAAACACAAAGATGTTTTCGTTCTCGCTTGATTCAGTACTTCTATCAAATTATTATAAACCTAACAAAAAAGTTAAATTTATTGCTGATTTTGGGACCAATAATGGCATTATACCTTTGTTAATTTCAAGGATTTCTGATTGTAGAATTTGAGGTTTAGAAATTCAAAAAGAAGCGTGTAACTTAGCTAAAAAAAATATGCTTCTGAATAACTTAGAACATAGGGTTAGCATTATTGAATGTGATTTAAGAGAATATGTAAAGAATAAGAATAACTTTTTTGATGTCGTATACTCTAACCCGCCATTCTTTAAAGTGGATGATGGATCAAAACTTAACAAAAAAAGTGAGCATTTAATTCCTGCAAGACACGAAACTTCACTGACTCTAGATGAAACGATATACTCAGCTAAAGTGGCCCTAAAAAACGGAGGAACACTTGTTATGATACATTTAGCTGAAAGGTTAGAGGAAATAGTTGTTTCTTTAAAACAACATAATTTCTCTTTAAAAACATTAAGGATTGTTTATTCTAAAAAAGGTGGGATTGCAAAAAAAGTATTGTTGACAGCAATAAATGATGGTAATCAAGGAATTACAATATTAGAACCACTTTATGTGCATAACCCAGATGGTTCATACACTGAAGAAGTTATTAAAATGTTTGGTGAAACTAATGAGAAAATTTCAGAATAAAAAGTTTTTGATAGGACTCTCTGGTGGACCAGATAGCGTTTATTTGTTGAATAAGATCAAAAACAAGATACCAAAAAATAACTTAATTGCTTGCCATGTAAATTATAACTATCGAGAAGACTCGTCAGTTGATAAAAATATTTGCATAAAAATTTGCGAAAAGTATAACATAAAACTATTTGTTAAAGAAGTCCTTGTTGATTACAAAAGATTAAGTGTTAATTTTGAAGCTTGAGCTAGAGAAGTGAGATATGAGTACTTTTGTGAATTAGTTAGTCAACAACTCGCTGATGTCATTTTGATTGCGCATAATCAGAATGACGATGTGGAAACCTTTTTAATGCAATTACAGAAGAACTCTCTTCCTAACCACTATGGTATAGAGAAATTGAGTTATTATAAGAGTACTCCTATATATAGACCCATTTTAAATATAAAAAAATCAAGAATCATGAAATACCTAATTAAAAATAAAATCGCTTACGCAATTGATAGTACAAATGAAAATTCAATGTTTACTAGAAATAAAGTTAGAAAAAGTCTTATGGAAAATGATTTTAGAAGGCTTTTAAAAGAAAAGAAAAATAAAAATAAACAATTAAAAATATGAGATAAAAAAATCCGTAAAACGTTGGAAAAAGGATTTTTATCAGTTAAAGATTTATCCAATGTTTTCGAGTATAATCAAAGACTCGTATTTGAGTATTTTAAGAGTAAAGATGTTGGTAGCTTGCTTTTCACACGAAAAAAAGCCACTCTTAAAGAATTGATTAAACAATTGCTTAGCAACAAAACCTTCCTGAAAATCAGTTTGGGTGGTTATTCTCTAATCAAAGATTACAATCTGATATACCTGCTAAAAGACAATGAATGACAAACCATAACTTTAAAAAACAATAATGCTCAAAGCGACATGTCTTACTTTTCAAATATAAAAGAAATTAAAACCATATTAGACAAGCATAAAATAGGTGAAAACCTTATAATAACAAACGATTGAAAAACTTTTAAAGACAAAGTCTTTTACAAAAATAAAAAGTTATCTAAATATTATAAGGATAACAAAATCTCATATTTGAAAAGAAATAGGGTTGGGTTGGTAATTAAAGATAACATGCTTTTATTAAATGAAAAACTTTAAAACTATTTTGTTTATAATGATAAAATTATATCGAAAACTTAGAAAATGGTGAATATATGAAAAACAAAAAAACATTTTGACTATGGTTTCTGTTTTTAGCAGCTATCGTTATTCTTGGGGTTTCTGTCTATTTGTTACAAAAAAGTACATCTCAGGTATT encodes the following:
- the tilS gene encoding tRNA lysidine(34) synthetase TilS; amino-acid sequence: MRKFQNKKFLIGLSGGPDSVYLLNKIKNKIPKNNLIACHVNYNYREDSSVDKNICIKICEKYNIKLFVKEVLVDYKRLSVNFEAWAREVRYEYFCELVSQQLADVILIAHNQNDDVETFLMQLQKNSLPNHYGIEKLSYYKSTPIYRPILNIKKSRIMKYLIKNKIAYAIDSTNENSMFTRNKVRKSLMENDFRRLLKEKKNKNKQLKIWDKKIRKTLEKGFLSVKDLSNVFEYNQRLVFEYFKSKDVGSLLFTRKKATLKELIKQLLSNKTFLKISLGGYSLIKDYNLIYLLKDNEWQTITLKNNNAQSDMSYFSNIKEIKTILDKHKIGENLIITNDWKTFKDKVFYKNKKLSKYYKDNKISYLKRNRVGLVIKDNMLLLNEKL
- a CDS encoding tRNA1(Val) (adenine(37)-N6)-methyltransferase; this translates as MEVLNNVLGFKDLKIIQNTKMFSFSLDSVLLSNYYKPNKKVKFIADFGTNNGIIPLLISRISDCRIWGLEIQKEACNLAKKNMLLNNLEHRVSIIECDLREYVKNKNNFFDVVYSNPPFFKVDDGSKLNKKSEHLIPARHETSLTLDETIYSAKVALKNGGTLVMIHLAERLEEIVVSLKQHNFSLKTLRIVYSKKGGIAKKVLLTAINDGNQGITILEPLYVHNPDGSYTEEVIKMFGETNEKISE
- a CDS encoding DNA polymerase III subunit delta', with translation MELNGVYGYVNELLLKKIMYQAIIVSGDNQKLLNECAHELSRMLVCENNSLSFDDCAWCVKANKNLLSNVVELGDANTEIKKTSVSAMIREFNTSNIEQNDKRIYIVKNAENLNLQAANAILKFLEEPTKNTFAIFLTIDRNAILQTIRSRCKFLTLNTCKKEYSKSNNLTILIDKKQKQKILLYGQVLKKQDKEEVLDILEVLYNYLLIKGFPSIAEKALDLIRIIQKGGSHFLAIEDLLISISEVI